The sequence TGAGTGGGTCTACATGCTTACTCGTGGTGGCCCAGCGGGATCAACAATGGTTGTTGATCTCTATATTTTTCAACAAGCGGTGCAATTCCGGTCCATTGGAATTGCAACTGCAGCATCTAGTGTCGTCGTCATCCTGCTTCTAGTAATTCTCTTTAGCAGCAAACTACTACAGGCATTCTCTGTATTGCGAAGAAGAAGACGCCTCGTCCCCAAAGCATTCAGCCCCCTTTCGGCCAATATAAAATCGTCGCCACGAACACCATCACGAGCGAGTAAATTCAAGCGTTCAAGGATTGGCTATAAACTTAATTCCACTGTAAAACTGCTCGTGTCTTTAAGCCGACATCTACTGCTCTTGATATTTAGTACAATGTTTCTTATTCCTCTTTATTTCATAATTGTTAATGCATTTAAGACCACTCTAGATTACGGAGATTCACCGTGGTCTATTCCATTGAAACCCACTCTAAGGGCATTTCATGAAGTATTCTCGCGTGGAGAGATTTTAACTTGGTTTAGAAACAGTGTTGTTGTAACTTTCGGAACCGTTTTATTGATCACGATTACTGGCATTCTGGCTAGTTACTATGTCTCCACCTCAAGAAATTGGATAAATGGTGCCTTTCGAAAAATATTCTTACCTTTACTTGCGGTGCCACCAATTATAATAATAGTTCCGCTTTTTGTACTATTTAGTAATCTTGGTTTGATAAATTCTTTTGTTGGCGCAATTATTGTTTTTACGGGTCTCCTGCTTCCATTTAGTTGTTATCTCTTGCTCGGATTTTTTGACACGTTTCCAAAAGAAATTCTGGAAGCAGCATCAATGGATGGGGCTGGGCGACTGTCGACCCTTTTCCGGGTAGTTTTGCCAACCGCTAAGGCCGCGATTGGAACGCAGCTAGTGCTTAATATGCTCTATGTTTGGAATTCGCTTTTGATTGTTCTCATCTTCTTGCAAGGAAACGATCGGCGTACACTCGCTGCGGGTATTAGCGTCTTTCAAGGACGTTTTTTCCGAGACACACCTCTTGTTATGGCAGCTTCATTGCTCGTAATTTTGCCAATGTTTGCTGTTTACTTATTCGCGCAGCGATATTTCCGTCGTGGCATTATGGCTGGTGCAGTGAAATGAAAGATCAAGACAGGGAATTGACTGCACGTTCAATTCCTGCAAGCACAAGGTCAATCTCGCCTTCGGATAGCATGTCTGGACTGATATAAAGACTTTCTGATAAATCAAGAACTATGGATGGATTCTCGTTTACCAACGATGTGTATACCCTCTGCGCAACATCTGTAGGCTGAGAGGGATCAAAGGAAATCTTTACTCGGGGAACCGGCTGTCCTGCTTGATTCACGTTCTCGGTAGTTCCGGCAACACCTGGGATCTTTTGTAAGCCAGAATTAATTGCTTGGCAGTCGCGGAGCCAACCTTTGAAATCTTCTTCGTGATCGTGAGCTATATACATTTCTACAGCTTGGAGCAATCCAAATATTTCCTCTTTGCCTACTTTGAACGCTCTTGCTATCTCTTGGTTGGGAGCGGCAAGCGAGGCGGCAACGTCCAAGATTTTAGATTTGCCCATCATCAGACCGCTGGCTTGGGGCCCTCTCAATGCCTTTCCTCCGCTAAATAAGACAACATCAGCTCCAGCATCTGCGGTGAAGAACCAAAGGTTTGAAACTGGTGGCAACTGAGCCGCTGCATCAACAATTACAGGGATTTTGTACTTTTTGGCAATCTTGACCGTAGAAATGATGTCGAGGGCGTCTGCTCCCACATAAGAACCGGCAACCCAGAAGATAGCTAAAGTGTTTTCATTGATTGCCTTTTCCAAATCTTCTTCTGTTCTCTTGCCACTGGTGCCGTATTCCTTGATTTTGGCGCCGGCAAATGTAATCGCCTGGTCATAGGGGATCCGATGAGATTTATCAATGAGAACATCGGTCCGAGTGGGCGAGTCGGACAATCTACCTACCGCCAAGATGGAAAGAACAATTGCAGAGGCGCAGCCAGGGGTTATGTAGGCCGCCTCATTGCGAGTAATTTCAGCGAGCCTCCTTCCTGCTGCTGCATGCAAGCTTTGCATATCAACAAAAGATTCTGCGCCTCGGTTCATGGCTTCAATGACCTCAGGAAGCATTAAAGAACCTCCGAGTCGCGTGTACGTTGTCGCGCCATTTATCACGCGTTTTATACCAAGAGATTCATAAGATATTTTCAGTTGAGTGTCTCCAATTCTTCACCAATGATCATTACAAAACTAATCTTCGTGTAGTTATTTTTTTACGCTAAAACCACCGTCTACGAGCAAGGAGGCGCCTGTTATATATGACGCCGCATCCGAGGAGAGGAAACAGACGGCTTCGGCTACTTCCTCAGGCATGCCCATTCTGTTGAGCGCGGTATTTCTGATTGCCTCTTCGAAGTCTTTCTCTGTCGCAGTGTCCCAGACTGGCGTTAAAATCGGACCCGGTAGTACGGAATTAACTCTAATTTTTGGTCCGTATTCAACGGCCAATTGATTGCTCAATGAAACAATGCCGCCCTTGGTTGCTGCATAGACACCATGTCCGGGGAACCCCAAACGCGCATGTACTGATGCCGTATTAACCATACTTCCATGCGTTTCTTCGAGGTCGCCGAGAAAGACGATCACAGATTTGTGAATCCCGCCGAAGTTGACTTCAGTTTGACGATTCCACTCCTCTACTGTGGTCAAATGGGCAGGTTTGACGATTTTTATATAAGCGTTATTAAAGACCACATTCACTTTTCCATAAATCTCATGGACGTGGGTTTTAACCCTCTCCCAATTGTCAAGATCTGTGATATCCAGTTTTAAACTGATGGCCTTCCCATTTGCTTCCTTGATAGCAGTAGCCACCAATTCTGCGGATTCTTGATTGATATCTGTTACTACAACGTTTGCGCCATATT comes from Candidatus Paceibacterota bacterium and encodes:
- a CDS encoding ABC transporter permease subunit, which encodes MASKTGSIRKSTVAFGYTAPAIALMLLVFAYPLIQIGLLAFRRSGKFVGLANYRALESDTVFRTSLFNNLKLLALVPVIILISLVLAVVINERPRGWTIHRFVILIPFILPIPVSAIAIAAIVAYRGGLNQLLNSVGLDFLAVDWLGQANTSFFIICAALIWREIGFSSILIFSRLGNIDQEIVEAAEIDGAGWWRRLRYAILPQIAGVLITLIVLEVITVFFYTFEWVYMLTRGGPAGSTMVVDLYIFQQAVQFRSIGIATAASSVVVILLLVILFSSKLLQAFSVLRRRRRLVPKAFSPLSANIKSSPRTPSRASKFKRSRIGYKLNSTVKLLVSLSRHLLLLIFSTMFLIPLYFIIVNAFKTTLDYGDSPWSIPLKPTLRAFHEVFSRGEILTWFRNSVVVTFGTVLLITITGILASYYVSTSRNWINGAFRKIFLPLLAVPPIIIIVPLFVLFSNLGLINSFVGAIIVFTGLLLPFSCYLLLGFFDTFPKEILEAASMDGAGRLSTLFRVVLPTAKAAIGTQLVLNMLYVWNSLLIVLIFLQGNDRRTLAAGISVFQGRFFRDTPLVMAASLLVILPMFAVYLFAQRYFRRGIMAGAVK
- a CDS encoding aminotransferase class V-fold PLP-dependent enzyme, which produces MINGATTYTRLGGSLMLPEVIEAMNRGAESFVDMQSLHAAAGRRLAEITRNEAAYITPGCASAIVLSILAVGRLSDSPTRTDVLIDKSHRIPYDQAITFAGAKIKEYGTSGKRTEEDLEKAINENTLAIFWVAGSYVGADALDIISTVKIAKKYKIPVIVDAAAQLPPVSNLWFFTADAGADVVLFSGGKALRGPQASGLMMGKSKILDVAASLAAPNQEIARAFKVGKEEIFGLLQAVEMYIAHDHEEDFKGWLRDCQAINSGLQKIPGVAGTTENVNQAGQPVPRVKISFDPSQPTDVAQRVYTSLVNENPSIVLDLSESLYISPDMLSEGEIDLVLAGIERAVNSLS
- a CDS encoding SDR family oxidoreductase encodes the protein MNLNNKTVLITGGGSGIGSATAKKFAEYGANVVVTDINQESAELVATAIKEANGKAISLKLDITDLDNWERVKTHVHEIYGKVNVVFNNAYIKIVKPAHLTTVEEWNRQTEVNFGGIHKSVIVFLGDLEETHGSMVNTASVHARLGFPGHGVYAATKGGIVSLSNQLAVEYGPKIRVNSVLPGPILTPVWDTATEKDFEEAIRNTALNRMGMPEEVAEAVCFLSSDAASYITGASLLVDGGFSVKK